From a region of the Methanolinea sp. genome:
- a CDS encoding NAD(P)-binding protein: MAIVVGSGAGGATVAKELSGAGHRVLLIEKGPEIAEEDAHRHYANVDAGVKLMRTCCLGGTTMVSAGNAMRCLDEELLGIRDRPLRRVRRG, encoded by the coding sequence ATGGCGATCGTGGTCGGTTCCGGGGCGGGCGGGGCGACCGTGGCAAAGGAGCTTTCCGGAGCAGGGCACCGGGTGCTGCTCATTGAGAAGGGGCCGGAGATTGCCGAGGAGGATGCTCACCGGCACTACGCGAACGTGGATGCCGGGGTGAAGCTGATGCGGACCTGCTGCCTCGGTGGAACCACCATGGTCTCGGCCGGGAACGCCATGCGGTGCCTGGATGAAGAGCTGCTGGGGATTCGGGATCGACCTCTCCGCAGAGTTCGTAGAGGTTGA
- a CDS encoding calcium/sodium antiporter: MFFSLILFAAGLFLLVAGADGAVRGAETLAFRMGVSPGTIGLTVIAFGTSLPELTVTTEAVLTGNPEIGLANIVGSNIANIGLILALCVIISPSLATARELRPRFLKDSLLMLAATLLYAVLSLRGVLDWMSGILFLLLFAGILLFIRKNSRENNASRPAVIRHPVLWTGIGLLAVLIGSHLLITAAIDMAEIFHIPPYVIGISLIAVGTSLPELATSVVAAVRNSPAISIGNIVGSNIFNLLFILGMNSCFSTVPLQASTDTLVMTGFAAGIFGFYYGGRVQTRLWAIGMLVAYGIFIVVKFGSG, from the coding sequence ATGTTCTTTTCCCTCATCCTCTTTGCCGCCGGGCTCTTTCTCCTTGTCGCCGGTGCTGATGGTGCCGTCCGGGGTGCCGAAACCCTCGCCTTCCGGATGGGGGTGTCTCCGGGGACCATCGGGCTCACCGTGATCGCTTTTGGGACATCGCTGCCTGAACTCACGGTCACCACCGAAGCAGTCCTGACCGGCAACCCGGAGATCGGTCTTGCCAACATCGTCGGGAGCAACATCGCCAACATCGGCCTCATCCTCGCCCTCTGCGTCATTATCAGCCCGTCCCTGGCGACCGCCCGGGAACTCCGTCCCCGGTTCCTGAAAGACTCGCTCCTGATGCTTGCCGCAACCCTGCTCTACGCGGTCCTATCGCTCCGGGGAGTGCTTGACTGGATGAGCGGGATTCTCTTCCTCCTCCTCTTCGCAGGGATCCTTCTCTTCATCAGGAAAAATTCCCGGGAGAACAACGCCTCCCGGCCCGCCGTCATACGTCACCCGGTTCTTTGGACCGGCATCGGCCTCCTGGCCGTACTCATCGGCTCCCATCTCCTCATCACCGCGGCGATCGACATGGCAGAAATCTTCCATATCCCGCCCTATGTCATCGGCATCTCCCTCATCGCCGTGGGGACGTCGCTTCCCGAACTGGCCACATCTGTTGTCGCCGCTGTCAGGAACAGCCCGGCCATCTCCATCGGAAACATCGTGGGAAGCAACATCTTCAACCTGCTGTTCATCCTGGGGATGAACTCCTGCTTTTCCACCGTTCCGCTCCAGGCATCCACCGACACGCTGGTGATGACCGGGTTTGCGGCAGGGATTTTCGGGTTCTATTACGGGGGCAGGGTGCAGACCCGGCTCTGGGCAATCGGTATGCTGGTTGCCTATGGTATCTTCATCGTGGTGAAGTTCGGGTCAGGATAG
- a CDS encoding GYD domain-containing protein, which translates to MPLFIILGKLSDTAIAKMKDAKKRDQQAEQIIKAAGGTTISHYYTFGRYDFVTIVDAPSPEILAQIIIKIAKCGAVSTETMTALLPEQMYEMALGT; encoded by the coding sequence ATGCCACTCTTCATTATCCTGGGAAAGCTGTCCGATACGGCCATTGCGAAGATGAAGGACGCAAAAAAGCGTGACCAGCAGGCAGAACAGATCATCAAAGCGGCCGGAGGAACGACCATCAGCCATTACTATACCTTCGGCCGGTACGACTTTGTCACCATTGTTGACGCACCGTCCCCGGAAATCCTCGCCCAGATAATAATCAAGATCGCCAAGTGTGGTGCGGTGAGCACCGAGACCATGACCGCGCTGCTCCCTGAACAGATGTATGAAATGGCCCTTGGAACATAG
- a CDS encoding MFS transporter, which translates to MERQQKIVLSVLVLGTMMGALDSTIVILAFPVIAEKLNADLLTTMWIILIYLLVVAVLTVQLGRLGDIFGRPRMFNLGFGIFTAGSFLCGISPTINMLILFRGVQALGGAFMESNSGAIIADIFPPNSRGAAFGYNSMGWTIGAMFGIVLGGVITTFFGWEYIFFMNIPIGIVALYLGLRYIKVTTRIRASLDIAGMVLLGAALTLISFGAVDFAGYGLSLRAVALAVMGIILIPVFIRHELHTEAPMIDFASLSRHILKYSLLAAFFQSLGYIAMVFLIIMYLQGIRGLSPLDAALLLTPGYIVGSVLGPYMGKLSDRIGARFIATGGTMVISAAILIYMTLQVDTSLYVVLIASFVSGVGTSMFYPANNSAIMANAREEDYGSVSGTLRMVQNTGILGSYVVAISVASASIPRELAFEVFVGTSVLVGHVTDAFIKGIDAALLVALILLILAGAMSWSRGSEQRGSV; encoded by the coding sequence ATGGAGCGGCAGCAGAAGATCGTCCTCTCCGTCCTTGTACTTGGCACCATGATGGGGGCGCTGGACAGCACCATCGTCATCCTGGCCTTTCCCGTCATCGCGGAGAAGCTCAATGCAGATCTTCTCACCACCATGTGGATCATCCTTATTTACCTGCTGGTGGTGGCGGTCCTCACCGTGCAACTCGGGAGGCTCGGCGATATATTCGGCCGGCCCCGCATGTTCAACCTTGGTTTTGGCATCTTCACCGCAGGCTCGTTCCTCTGCGGGATATCCCCGACCATCAACATGCTGATCCTCTTTCGCGGGGTCCAGGCCCTGGGCGGGGCATTCATGGAGTCGAACTCCGGGGCGATCATCGCCGACATTTTCCCGCCCAATTCGCGCGGTGCCGCGTTTGGGTACAACTCCATGGGCTGGACAATCGGAGCGATGTTTGGCATCGTGCTTGGAGGAGTCATCACCACGTTCTTCGGGTGGGAATACATCTTCTTCATGAACATCCCCATCGGCATTGTCGCCCTTTACCTCGGCCTGCGTTACATCAAGGTCACTACCCGGATCCGGGCCTCACTCGATATTGCGGGGATGGTTCTCCTTGGGGCAGCCCTCACGCTCATCTCCTTTGGAGCGGTCGATTTTGCAGGGTACGGGCTTTCCCTGCGGGCGGTTGCACTCGCCGTGATGGGTATTATCCTTATCCCGGTCTTCATCCGCCATGAACTGCACACCGAGGCCCCGATGATCGATTTCGCGAGCCTGAGCAGGCATATCCTCAAATACAGCCTCCTGGCAGCATTTTTCCAGAGCCTTGGGTATATCGCGATGGTATTTCTCATCATCATGTATCTCCAGGGGATACGCGGGCTCTCCCCCCTCGATGCCGCCCTCCTGCTCACGCCAGGTTATATCGTGGGAAGCGTGCTTGGCCCTTACATGGGAAAACTCTCGGACCGCATCGGAGCACGGTTCATCGCCACCGGCGGGACAATGGTGATCTCTGCAGCCATCCTCATTTACATGACACTCCAGGTCGATACTTCCCTTTACGTTGTCCTCATTGCCTCGTTCGTGTCAGGGGTGGGCACCTCGATGTTCTACCCGGCGAACAACAGCGCCATAATGGCTAATGCACGGGAGGAAGATTACGGGAGCGTATCCGGGACGCTCCGGATGGTGCAGAACACCGGGATCCTCGGCAGTTACGTGGTTGCCATCTCGGTTGCCTCTGCCTCAATCCCCCGCGAACTCGCATTCGAGGTCTTCGTTGGCACGTCTGTACTCGTGGGGCACGTGACCGATGCTTTCATCAAGGGGATCGATGCAGCGCTCCTGGTCGCTCTCATCCTCCTCATCCTCGCGGGGGCGATGTCCTGGTCCCGCGGGTCGGAGCAGAGAGGTTCTGTTTAA
- a CDS encoding HIT family protein, whose protein sequence is MDCVLCKVAKGELPSWKIYEDEYCIGVLDVAPCAPGHCLVVPKKHVEKFYDLPDDDLATLFIAAKTIARKIKAAYSPDHVCMFIRGGRLPHLHVALFPSTEGDGVSGFPQSNYPKHVVDLEASADLLRRV, encoded by the coding sequence ATGGACTGCGTGCTGTGTAAAGTAGCAAAAGGAGAGCTTCCCTCGTGGAAGATCTATGAAGACGAGTACTGCATCGGTGTCCTTGATGTGGCGCCCTGTGCGCCCGGCCACTGTCTTGTAGTGCCGAAAAAACATGTTGAGAAGTTTTACGACCTCCCGGACGATGACCTGGCCACCCTCTTCATTGCCGCAAAGACGATCGCCCGCAAGATCAAGGCGGCGTATTCACCAGACCATGTCTGCATGTTCATACGGGGCGGCAGGCTGCCCCATCTCCACGTGGCGCTGTTCCCCTCCACCGAAGGTGACGGGGTCAGCGGCTTTCCCCAGAGCAATTACCCAAAACATGTCGTAGACCTGGAGGCTTCGGCAGACCTGCTGCGCAGGGTTTGA
- a CDS encoding radical SAM protein gives MHPCTCCGKNPAARHIGLCGSCIRSMGLSGLFARLHEEVRESSGLPPSPPRTQGGQACRICANECVLVEGERGFCGVRTNHGNRITAILPMGSAFAHAYLDPLPTNCCAAWFCPASREPGYNLAIFFYGCNFNCLFCQNWTHKLIPAAPVLTEDDLFRLASAEDVRCICFFGGSPEPQFPFALRVARRISRAYGTSKHICWEWNGAGNPRLVDLATRLSMDTGGTVKFDLKAFHPALHRALCGTGNERTLENFGRVAESTRGTDTLTATTLLVPYYLDAREVDAVAGFIASHDEDIPYSLLVFHPDYLLTDLPVTPRRQVEECGAAARKHLGRVHIGNLGLLARENSR, from the coding sequence ATGCATCCTTGCACATGCTGCGGAAAGAACCCGGCTGCCCGACATATCGGGCTCTGTGGCTCCTGCATCCGGTCGATGGGGCTTTCCGGCCTCTTTGCCAGGCTCCATGAAGAGGTGCGTGAATCGTCCGGTCTTCCTCCATCCCCGCCCCGGACACAGGGTGGGCAGGCATGCCGGATCTGTGCCAATGAATGCGTCCTTGTCGAGGGGGAACGCGGGTTCTGCGGAGTGAGAACCAACCACGGGAACAGGATAACGGCAATTTTACCGATGGGAAGCGCCTTTGCCCATGCCTACCTCGACCCGCTGCCGACAAACTGCTGTGCCGCCTGGTTCTGCCCGGCGTCCCGCGAACCCGGGTACAACCTTGCCATATTCTTTTACGGCTGCAACTTCAACTGCCTGTTCTGCCAGAACTGGACCCACAAGCTTATCCCGGCAGCCCCGGTACTGACCGAAGATGATCTTTTCAGACTGGCGAGCGCCGAAGATGTCCGGTGTATCTGTTTTTTTGGCGGATCGCCGGAGCCCCAGTTCCCGTTTGCACTCCGCGTGGCGAGGCGTATTTCCCGTGCGTACGGCACGTCGAAACACATCTGCTGGGAGTGGAATGGCGCCGGCAACCCCAGGCTCGTGGATCTGGCCACCCGTCTCTCAATGGATACTGGGGGGACTGTAAAATTCGATCTCAAGGCGTTTCATCCGGCTCTTCACCGGGCGCTCTGCGGAACAGGGAATGAGCGCACGCTTGAAAACTTTGGCCGCGTCGCAGAGAGCACCCGGGGGACGGATACGCTCACCGCAACCACCCTGCTCGTACCTTACTACCTTGATGCCCGGGAAGTGGACGCGGTTGCCGGCTTCATTGCATCGCACGACGAGGATATCCCCTACTCGCTCCTGGTGTTCCACCCTGACTACCTGCTCACCGACCTCCCGGTCACCCCACGGCGGCAGGTTGAAGAATGTGGTGCTGCGGCCCGGAAGCACCTGGGCCGCGTCCATATCGGGAACCTGGGCCTGCTGGCCCGGGAGAATTCTCGGTAA
- a CDS encoding class I SAM-dependent methyltransferase: MPTAAKPPDNRPHHVFPASRARHLDTRSRRILYQPGRLARRYVQPGDRVLDFGCGPGFFTREFAKRVGDTGMVIAVDLQEDMLRTLKERMEEEGLMHRVMTHRCAPETIGLPQEMNGTIDVAFAIFVVHEAPDPRNVFREIALLLAPKGRLFYSEPPVIVTGKEFQVNLTEAERAGFTVLERRFFFVNRAALLQKIASGSL; this comes from the coding sequence ATGCCCACTGCGGCCAAACCCCCGGACAACCGCCCGCACCATGTCTTCCCTGCCTCCCGGGCCAGGCACCTCGATACCCGCTCCCGGCGAATCCTGTACCAGCCCGGCCGGCTTGCAAGGCGCTACGTGCAACCCGGCGACCGCGTCCTCGACTTTGGATGCGGGCCGGGTTTCTTCACCCGCGAGTTTGCAAAAAGAGTCGGCGATACCGGAATGGTCATCGCCGTGGATCTCCAGGAAGATATGCTCCGCACCCTGAAGGAACGGATGGAGGAAGAGGGGCTCATGCACCGGGTCATGACCCACCGGTGTGCGCCGGAAACTATCGGCCTTCCCCAGGAGATGAACGGGACAATCGATGTTGCGTTTGCAATCTTCGTAGTACACGAAGCCCCGGACCCCCGGAACGTGTTCCGGGAGATCGCATTGCTGCTGGCCCCGAAAGGCCGGTTGTTCTACTCCGAACCCCCGGTAATCGTTACGGGAAAGGAATTCCAGGTAAACCTCACCGAAGCGGAGCGTGCGGGGTTTACCGTGCTGGAACGGCGGTTCTTTTTCGTAAACCGTGCCGCCCTCCTGCAGAAGATCGCTTCGGGTTCGCTATGA
- a CDS encoding winged helix-turn-helix transcriptional regulator: MKIPMELQTIRELLQPSLVDILLLLNDQEKTESQIASLLEKDTPEIQHALEQLIKQGLVRSRENNRGEPLYETTPEGRRLFDIKGYHVALVLGLFAFILYSLGLILVINCYSNPIYGVSILKPFQDEVLLQQFIIGCVLVTGGTLAGSIATYKVIHD; this comes from the coding sequence ATGAAAATCCCAATGGAACTCCAAACCATCAGAGAATTACTACAGCCTTCCCTAGTTGATATCCTTTTGCTGCTGAACGATCAGGAGAAAACAGAAAGCCAAATCGCCTCCCTACTTGAAAAGGATACCCCCGAAATTCAGCATGCATTGGAACAATTGATAAAACAAGGCCTTGTCAGGTCAAGAGAGAATAACCGGGGAGAGCCCCTTTATGAAACTACACCTGAGGGAAGGAGGTTATTCGATATCAAAGGATACCACGTCGCTCTTGTTTTGGGATTATTTGCGTTCATTTTATACTCTCTCGGCCTGATTCTTGTCATTAATTGTTATTCTAACCCGATTTATGGTGTGTCAATTCTGAAACCGTTTCAAGACGAAGTACTCCTGCAGCAGTTCATTATCGGCTGTGTATTAGTGACAGGGGGGACACTTGCAGGCAGTATCGCCACTTATAAAGTAATCCATGATTGA
- a CDS encoding GyrI-like domain-containing protein, whose translation MEDIAIVTVPPQQVVGIRKTGRYTLIPELLMQLARYITGNRIAFAGMPTFICHETSPERVKEANEKGTALVEVVWPVSGTVNGSGDIEVYTIPGGKMVRAVHRGPYETCEPTYLALFSWIESHNLQIAGPLREVYQNDPGEVKPEDILTEILVPVQ comes from the coding sequence ATGGAAGATATTGCCATTGTTACGGTTCCGCCGCAGCAGGTGGTGGGGATCAGGAAGACCGGGAGATACACGCTGATCCCCGAACTCCTCATGCAACTCGCCAGGTACATCACCGGGAACCGGATTGCCTTTGCCGGGATGCCGACCTTCATCTGCCATGAAACCAGTCCGGAGCGCGTGAAGGAGGCAAACGAGAAAGGAACTGCGCTCGTTGAGGTCGTCTGGCCGGTCTCGGGCACGGTTAACGGCAGCGGAGATATCGAGGTCTACACCATCCCGGGAGGAAAGATGGTGCGGGCCGTGCACAGGGGGCCCTATGAGACCTGCGAACCCACCTACCTCGCCCTCTTTTCCTGGATTGAGAGCCACAACCTCCAGATAGCTGGCCCTCTCCGCGAGGTCTACCAGAACGACCCCGGGGAAGTGAAACCAGAAGATATCCTGACCGAGATCCTGGTGCCGGTGCAGTGA
- a CDS encoding serpin family protein, protein MSYTTMSLPVLASLLIAMFVLAGCTNPDIQAGQEPPPPVPPADDRAPIVTANNQFALDLYKHLSEDQAIDAENLFFSPFSISSALAITYEGARGDTAHEIREVFHFPKDTATMREGYKELIAGINSGSPAYSLHAANALWAEQTYPFLPDYIDMADRAYGAKTTNLDFIGSPDASRITINRWVEEKTREKITDLIPAGSITPLTRLVITNAVYFKGTWVKQFDEEKTTVEEFRTGRGTTVQIPMMQRTDTKATYGYMETADLQVLMMPYESGSGKPLSMLVLLPRDETLAAVEGTLTADTLAELRENLTVKRVMVYLPRFTLETKYFLSGPLSAMGMPTAFTGAADLSGMDGTRDLLITNVIHQAFVDVNEEGTEAAAATAVIVGRASAPVDPVPVFRADHPFLFFIQDDETGLILFMGRVENPALS, encoded by the coding sequence ATGAGTTATACAACCATGTCCCTCCCTGTGCTGGCATCACTCCTCATAGCCATGTTCGTGCTTGCTGGTTGCACCAACCCCGATATTCAGGCTGGGCAGGAACCCCCGCCTCCTGTCCCACCTGCTGATGACCGGGCACCCATCGTTACGGCCAACAACCAGTTTGCCCTGGATCTCTACAAACACCTGTCAGAAGACCAGGCAATCGACGCGGAGAATCTCTTCTTCTCGCCGTTCAGCATCTCCTCGGCGCTGGCAATTACCTATGAAGGGGCCCGCGGGGATACGGCACACGAGATCCGGGAAGTCTTCCACTTCCCAAAAGACACCGCCACGATGAGAGAAGGGTATAAAGAGCTCATTGCAGGGATCAACAGTGGTTCTCCTGCTTATTCGCTCCATGCCGCAAATGCGCTCTGGGCTGAACAGACCTACCCGTTCCTACCGGATTATATTGACATGGCTGATCGGGCCTACGGTGCAAAGACGACCAACCTCGACTTCATAGGGAGCCCGGATGCATCACGGATTACCATCAACCGGTGGGTCGAGGAGAAGACCCGGGAAAAGATCACGGACCTGATCCCGGCCGGGTCCATCACTCCGCTGACCCGCCTGGTTATCACGAACGCGGTCTACTTCAAGGGAACCTGGGTGAAACAGTTCGACGAGGAGAAGACCACCGTGGAGGAGTTCCGGACCGGTAGGGGCACGACCGTGCAGATCCCCATGATGCAGCGGACTGATACAAAGGCCACCTATGGGTACATGGAGACCGCTGACCTCCAGGTGCTCATGATGCCGTACGAGTCCGGTAGCGGGAAACCCCTGTCAATGCTTGTCCTCCTCCCCAGGGATGAAACCCTGGCTGCTGTTGAAGGAACACTCACTGCCGACACGCTCGCCGAATTGCGGGAGAACCTCACCGTGAAACGGGTCATGGTGTATCTCCCCCGCTTCACGCTCGAGACAAAATACTTCCTGTCCGGTCCCCTCTCGGCAATGGGGATGCCAACTGCCTTTACAGGTGCGGCCGATCTTTCGGGAATGGACGGCACCCGTGACCTCCTGATCACGAACGTGATCCACCAGGCATTCGTCGATGTGAATGAAGAAGGAACCGAAGCGGCAGCTGCAACCGCCGTCATTGTCGGGCGGGCGTCTGCCCCGGTTGATCCGGTCCCGGTATTCCGGGCCGACCATCCGTTCCTCTTCTTCATCCAGGACGATGAGACCGGGCTGATCCTGTTCATGGGACGGGTGGAGAACCCGGCCCTCTCCTGA
- a CDS encoding IS256 family transposase, giving the protein MVKLKHILVGWLAGAGRYERTGSRRTYRNGTRSRSLKSRYGSLSLDKPLLRDIPFKTQVFERYSRVEQALENAIIESYLQGVSTRKIQNVIYTLGVEKISASYVSSIAKELDEKVIGFLSRPVESHIPYLFVDASYFKVRDGIRYVNKALLVIAGIRNDGVREILGARIADCEDELTWEDLFSDLKDRGLRRVDLLISDGHKGIQNAAQRSFHGCSWQMCQVHFIRAVLKKVPRKDHKFVVAILKDALNDPRRLQECILELESRGFSRAADTIERFQYDVLNYRSFPIDHWKRIRTTNLLERVNKELKRRYRSIGAFPNDSSLLRIAGSILMDINEEWITSRRYLSDAGEISSADTGSEITAY; this is encoded by the coding sequence CTGGTCAAATTGAAGCATATCCTTGTAGGGTGGCTGGCCGGGGCCGGTAGGTACGAGAGAACAGGATCAAGGCGAACCTATCGCAATGGGACCAGGTCTCGATCACTCAAATCACGATATGGCTCATTATCCCTCGATAAACCCTTATTGCGGGATATCCCGTTCAAGACACAGGTATTTGAACGATATTCAAGGGTGGAGCAGGCATTGGAGAATGCGATAATTGAGTCGTATCTTCAGGGAGTATCCACAAGGAAGATCCAGAATGTGATCTATACTCTCGGTGTGGAAAAAATCTCAGCCTCATATGTATCGAGTATTGCGAAAGAACTTGATGAAAAGGTCATAGGATTTCTTTCACGTCCCGTTGAATCACATATCCCCTACCTTTTCGTGGATGCTTCGTATTTCAAGGTCAGAGACGGAATAAGGTATGTGAATAAGGCCTTGCTCGTGATTGCTGGCATCAGGAATGACGGGGTCCGGGAGATCCTGGGTGCCAGGATTGCAGACTGTGAGGATGAACTTACCTGGGAAGACCTGTTCTCTGACCTGAAGGATCGTGGACTGAGGAGAGTTGATCTTCTCATATCAGATGGCCATAAAGGTATCCAGAATGCCGCGCAACGCTCGTTCCATGGGTGCAGTTGGCAGATGTGCCAGGTGCATTTTATCAGGGCGGTATTGAAGAAAGTTCCGAGAAAAGATCACAAGTTCGTAGTCGCGATTCTGAAGGATGCGTTGAATGATCCTCGAAGACTCCAGGAATGTATCCTTGAACTCGAATCTCGAGGATTTTCCCGCGCTGCGGACACTATAGAACGATTCCAGTATGATGTGTTGAATTATCGTAGTTTTCCTATTGATCACTGGAAAAGAATCCGCACTACCAATCTTCTCGAACGTGTTAATAAAGAATTAAAACGTAGATATCGGTCCATTGGGGCATTTCCTAATGATTCTTCATTATTAAGAATTGCGGGATCTATCCTCATGGATATCAATGAAGAGTGGATCACAAGTAGACGGTATTTATCCGATGCGGGTGAGATATCCTCTGCGGATACAGGATCTGAAATTACAGCTTATTAG
- a CDS encoding winged helix-turn-helix transcriptional regulator gives MKIIINRDVLFSLSSSPRIDILKLLNVQQRTLGELATMTSLSRANTYYHLQKLIDSDLVIPVETRNVWIYYKLTEQGKHLIQPDENDHIVLMIATGLISYSVGVILIVNIISLPRLTAASFFPLLNPYLYIQMIVGVVLVIIGIIIILKKVSPRFNNFSFH, from the coding sequence ATGAAAATTATTATCAACCGTGATGTTTTATTCAGTCTTTCTTCCTCCCCAAGGATCGATATTCTCAAATTGTTGAACGTACAGCAACGAACTCTAGGTGAATTGGCAACGATGACGTCTCTATCGAGAGCCAACACTTATTATCATTTGCAAAAACTAATCGATAGCGATCTGGTAATACCAGTAGAAACGAGGAATGTCTGGATTTATTATAAACTGACAGAACAGGGAAAGCATCTGATTCAGCCTGATGAGAATGATCACATTGTTTTAATGATAGCAACGGGATTGATATCCTATTCGGTGGGAGTGATCTTGATAGTGAACATCATTTCCTTACCCAGACTCACCGCCGCATCTTTCTTCCCTTTATTGAATCCATATTTATATATTCAAATGATCGTTGGGGTAGTGTTAGTGATCATCGGGATAATAATAATATTGAAGAAAGTTAGTCCCAGGTTTAATAATTTTTCTTTCCATTAA
- a CDS encoding antibiotic biosynthesis monooxygenase translates to MFMIQEGVTFDFGYWTVKPGLEDFFLEKWQKFAQWTLNHYKGIRWVYMVRDQERSNEFISFAPWDSPKSIAEWRQSSKYIAAVAELKDLCEGIEPGTMIEVTHVKR, encoded by the coding sequence ATGTTCATGATTCAGGAAGGAGTAACGTTTGACTTCGGGTATTGGACTGTAAAACCGGGTCTGGAAGACTTTTTTTTGGAAAAATGGCAGAAATTTGCACAATGGACCCTCAATCACTACAAGGGTATCCGATGGGTCTATATGGTCCGCGACCAGGAACGCAGTAATGAATTCATCTCCTTTGCACCATGGGATTCTCCCAAAAGCATTGCTGAATGGCGACAGTCTTCGAAGTATATTGCGGCTGTTGCCGAACTCAAAGATCTCTGCGAAGGGATCGAACCAGGCACCATGATCGAAGTAACGCACGTAAAACGGTAG
- a CDS encoding transposase, translating into MNTPIIVDPEDPKWLLLEQIMNMTRSRVVKQAMARHGVVPVEKAGTIFRILFISMYFSVDITYLLEELTKRSALRSFAHVAQVPSAAVIYQFISKMKDDQLVLLISDILNSMCTRPSRRNHRKMIVDGSAITLDLNVFRRKFRKKDLLKKDYRWGFSNTRGYYLGYKLTLVIEYPTLLPLCVLLHPGSPHDSALFVEIMNELRRRRIIRNGDMIIFDKGYFSSKNYQLGVLNYKIVPLIFPRSNFKIEKAFSKMCYPLSVYSPT; encoded by the coding sequence ATGAACACTCCCATCATAGTAGATCCCGAAGACCCAAAATGGTTACTCCTCGAACAGATCATGAACATGACAAGGTCCCGTGTGGTCAAGCAGGCCATGGCACGGCATGGCGTTGTGCCAGTCGAGAAAGCAGGAACAATATTCCGTATCCTTTTCATTTCGATGTATTTCTCGGTAGATATCACCTATCTTCTGGAAGAACTCACAAAACGAAGCGCATTACGAAGTTTTGCGCATGTGGCACAGGTTCCCTCTGCCGCTGTCATCTATCAATTTATCAGCAAAATGAAGGACGATCAATTAGTCTTGCTGATCTCTGATATCCTGAATTCCATGTGCACACGCCCATCCAGGAGGAACCACAGGAAAATGATTGTTGATGGATCTGCTATCACTCTGGATCTCAATGTTTTCAGGAGAAAGTTCAGAAAAAAGGATCTGTTAAAGAAAGATTACCGGTGGGGCTTTTCCAATACGCGGGGATATTATCTCGGTTACAAATTGACCCTCGTGATCGAATACCCAACATTGTTACCGCTTTGTGTGCTCCTTCATCCAGGTTCACCACATGATTCTGCTCTCTTTGTAGAGATTATGAACGAATTGAGGAGAAGGAGAATCATTCGGAATGGTGACATGATTATTTTCGATAAAGGCTATTTTTCTTCAAAAAATTATCAACTTGGTGTGTTGAACTATAAGATCGTCCCGCTCATATTCCCACGAAGTAACTTCAAAATTGAGAAAGCGTTCAGTAAAATGTGTTATCCGCTTTCTGTGTATTCCCCGACATGA
- a CDS encoding matrixin family metalloprotease — translation MKLIRVALIAFGEVDPAPCSWLMEDIPEILFTRVEECSSMPLSPRHFYPERHQYLADGLLSDLPWPGDSGADLSLGITGADLFSGRMNCVFGIACTGRALISTFRLRPEWYGDSPNPKVYRWRVLTEAVHELGHALGLSHCEYPGCVMY, via the coding sequence ATGAAGTTGATCAGGGTCGCACTCATCGCCTTTGGCGAAGTCGATCCTGCCCCTTGTTCGTGGCTGATGGAGGATATCCCTGAAATCCTTTTTACCAGAGTGGAGGAATGCTCCTCTATGCCGCTCTCCCCCCGGCATTTTTACCCGGAACGACACCAGTACCTGGCAGACGGGCTCCTTTCCGACCTCCCTTGGCCAGGGGATTCAGGGGCAGACCTATCCCTGGGCATTACAGGGGCAGACCTCTTCTCAGGCAGGATGAATTGCGTGTTCGGTATCGCCTGCACCGGGCGGGCGCTCATCTCGACCTTCCGGCTCCGCCCGGAATGGTATGGGGATTCCCCAAACCCGAAGGTGTACCGGTGGAGGGTCCTCACCGAGGCGGTTCATGAACTTGGCCATGCCCTGGGCCTTTCCCACTGCGAATATCCCGGATGTGTAATGTACTAG